The Sulfurimonas hydrogeniphila genome includes a window with the following:
- a CDS encoding M23 family metallopeptidase codes for MKLLLFLCFFVSSLFALHVKIVNDEVGNGKTVLVKFAKEKGIEYKALFFEEKKIKIFPNPLNRSEYYALIPVSYYDKPAQKTVKVIYLQNGIKKHKELSLTIKDAKYKKETIRVSASKVNPTLPKIKKRIAKEYREAMKIYHTITNKSYMHSDFILPVESKITSAFGTARIYNGALKGYHSGTDFRAKTGTPIRASNDGKVVLVKKRFYSGGTVVIDHGEGIYTCYFHMSKFNVKTGQLVQKGELLGLSGKSGRVTGPHLHFSARIDGVQVDPLQLITLLNNNLILNK; via the coding sequence ATGAAACTTTTGCTTTTTTTGTGCTTTTTTGTCTCCTCTCTTTTTGCTTTACATGTAAAGATAGTCAATGATGAGGTAGGTAATGGCAAGACAGTACTGGTGAAGTTTGCAAAAGAAAAAGGCATTGAATACAAAGCACTCTTTTTTGAAGAAAAAAAGATAAAAATTTTTCCGAATCCTTTGAACAGGAGTGAATATTATGCCTTGATTCCTGTCTCCTATTACGACAAACCTGCTCAAAAAACCGTGAAAGTTATTTATCTGCAAAACGGGATAAAAAAACACAAAGAGCTTTCTCTTACAATCAAAGATGCAAAATACAAAAAAGAAACCATCCGTGTAAGCGCTTCGAAAGTAAATCCGACGCTGCCCAAGATAAAAAAAAGAATCGCAAAAGAGTACAGGGAAGCTATGAAAATTTATCATACAATAACAAACAAAAGCTATATGCATTCAGATTTTATCTTGCCGGTGGAGAGTAAAATTACAAGTGCTTTTGGTACAGCAAGAATTTATAACGGAGCTTTGAAAGGGTATCACAGCGGGACGGATTTTCGGGCGAAAACAGGCACACCGATTAGAGCGTCCAATGACGGAAAAGTCGTTTTGGTCAAAAAAAGATTTTATTCGGGAGGCACTGTTGTCATTGATCACGGTGAAGGCATTTATACCTGTTATTTTCATATGAGTAAATTCAATGTCAAAACAGGTCAGCTTGTCCAAAAAGGAGAACTTTTGGGCTTATCAGGAAAAAGCGGCAGGGTAACAGGTCCTCATTTGCATTTTTCAGCTAGAATTGACGGTGTACAAGTTGATCCGTTGCAACTTATAACATTACTCAATAATAATTTAATTTTAAATAAATAG
- a CDS encoding tetratricopeptide repeat protein gives MTLFQLLMLGASAFFAYKIYEHIQTLKDPQDQQHTGAQGERSAEAFSPFDASSLVEKADEEMQKGDLQKALAIYSEANIKNPKNPETLFKMGYTLAQQNRDDEAMEYYKEALELDPNNTYIHQAMASLYRKAGEYASARNHLNKSLEIDATNPITYYNYGNLLVDMKHFDEAKGMYEKAIELDPEFKEAKEELKKIKKGESL, from the coding sequence ATGACACTTTTTCAGTTACTTATGCTTGGAGCCTCTGCTTTTTTTGCATACAAAATTTACGAACATATACAAACACTTAAAGATCCGCAGGACCAACAGCACACAGGTGCCCAAGGTGAACGAAGTGCTGAGGCATTTTCCCCTTTTGATGCCTCCTCTTTGGTGGAAAAAGCCGATGAAGAGATGCAAAAGGGAGATTTGCAAAAAGCGCTTGCCATTTACAGCGAGGCAAATATTAAAAATCCAAAGAACCCTGAAACACTCTTTAAAATGGGTTATACACTTGCACAGCAAAACAGGGACGATGAGGCTATGGAGTATTACAAAGAAGCGTTGGAACTGGACCCGAACAATACCTATATCCATCAGGCGATGGCATCCCTGTATAGAAAAGCGGGTGAATATGCGAGTGCAAGAAATCATCTCAACAAGTCGCTTGAAATTGATGCCACAAACCCTATTACCTACTATAATTACGGGAATCTGCTTGTTGATATGAAGCATTTTGATGAAGCAAAAGGAATGTATGAAAAAGCGATAGAGCTTGACCCTGAATTTAAAGAAGCAAAAGAGGAACTGAAAAAAATCAAGAAGGGAGAATCGCTGTGA
- a CDS encoding Nif3-like dinuclear metal center hexameric protein, giving the protein MKILEIYKYLNELSPFDIQESWDNSGLLIGDFKDDISKIALSIDVDEKLIDSLDENTLLITHHPIIFGGLKQLEFSKYPANLIQKMIKKNISNIAMHTNFDQTHLNEYVAKEILGYEICKKDGFVAYLEVNEDFDIFAKHVSKAFGLKCARTVKCAQRVKKVALTTGSGCSLMKSLDADCFLTGDVKYHDAMEAKSIKLSLIDIGHYESEYFFAQIMQKHLKILGLEVIIASSENPFTYI; this is encoded by the coding sequence GTGAAAATATTGGAAATATACAAATATCTCAATGAACTTTCTCCTTTTGATATTCAGGAGTCATGGGATAATTCCGGTCTTTTGATAGGTGATTTCAAAGATGATATTTCAAAAATTGCTTTGAGTATTGATGTAGATGAAAAACTGATTGATTCTTTGGATGAAAATACGCTGCTTATTACGCACCATCCGATTATTTTTGGCGGACTCAAACAACTTGAGTTCTCTAAATATCCTGCAAATTTGATTCAAAAAATGATTAAAAAAAATATTTCAAATATTGCGATGCATACAAATTTTGATCAGACACACTTAAACGAATATGTTGCAAAAGAGATACTCGGATACGAAATTTGTAAAAAAGACGGTTTTGTTGCATACCTGGAAGTGAATGAAGATTTTGATATATTCGCAAAACATGTTTCAAAAGCATTTGGACTTAAATGTGCAAGAACAGTTAAGTGTGCTCAAAGAGTAAAAAAAGTGGCCCTGACAACAGGATCGGGATGTTCTTTGATGAAGAGTCTGGATGCTGACTGCTTTTTGACAGGTGATGTAAAATATCATGATGCAATGGAGGCAAAAAGTATAAAATTGTCTTTAATTGACATCGGACACTATGAAAGTGAGTACTTTTTTGCACAAATTATGCAAAAGCATTTGAAAATTTTAGGTTTAGAAGTTATAATTGCATCATCAGAAAACCCATTTACATATATTTAG
- a CDS encoding zinc ribbon domain-containing protein, translated as MNKHLKQLIDLSIIDKEIDAFEPQIEEANANYEAALAKTKSIESDIENLTNEIKEEEVKKAKNELHLSELSQKLEENVKKSSEVKTEREMKSLQLEEEIAKEQVTFANEEIQRLEKIIEAKKEQIEAAKNALEELNANLESVKADVDTKLEKIHKERQEVFKRKETLLSDINQKGLAFYQKIRRWAKNTTVVPVEEQACMGCHMIIGDKVYADVIKGEDITTCPHCGRILYVKVNEE; from the coding sequence ATGAACAAGCACTTAAAACAATTAATCGATCTGTCAATTATAGATAAAGAGATAGACGCATTTGAACCTCAGATTGAAGAAGCAAATGCAAATTATGAAGCGGCTCTTGCAAAAACAAAGAGCATAGAGTCAGATATTGAAAATTTAACGAATGAAATCAAAGAAGAAGAAGTTAAAAAAGCAAAAAACGAACTGCATCTCTCGGAACTTTCACAAAAACTTGAAGAGAATGTAAAAAAAAGCTCTGAAGTAAAAACAGAACGTGAGATGAAATCGCTGCAGCTTGAAGAAGAGATTGCCAAAGAGCAGGTCACATTTGCAAATGAAGAGATTCAAAGACTTGAAAAAATCATTGAAGCAAAAAAAGAGCAGATTGAAGCTGCAAAAAATGCTCTGGAAGAGTTAAATGCAAATTTGGAAAGTGTAAAAGCTGATGTAGATACAAAACTTGAAAAAATACACAAAGAGAGACAAGAGGTTTTCAAAAGAAAAGAGACTCTTTTGTCAGATATCAATCAAAAAGGGCTTGCTTTTTATCAAAAAATCCGTCGTTGGGCAAAAAATACAACAGTGGTTCCTGTTGAAGAACAGGCATGTATGGGATGCCATATGATAATAGGCGATAAGGTTTATGCTGATGTCATAAAAGGTGAAGATATCACTACATGTCCCCACTGCGGACGCATCCTTTATGTGAAAGTTAACGAAGAGTAG
- the waaA gene encoding lipid IV(A) 3-deoxy-D-manno-octulosonic acid transferase — translation MLFITALPLLILLAFKKKYKESIPARFFLFKNPPFRSTNAIWFHVCSLGEARALKPLLDLLANKKILVTTITQTGHNEAKKYNAEVRYLPYEMYLPFWVKPQKKLIVLEAEFWYLLFSIARSRGAEVILLNARISDKSVKKYMKFAWFYKKLLENVDMVYAQSESDKNRFLALGAKHIEVIGNIKLAGEIKKTKEYEKPDAEVIVAGSTHPGEEQSILEAFFAYEKSKEAKLVIVPRHPERFAEVYSLMERYGRQNNATVSRFSEGKSFAGDLILVDMMGELNNIYAISDIAILGGAFKNDVGGHNPLEPAYFGCKIITGKHFFHQKELFKYVHHVQYVEPDEIADALEMTKELPPSMVEEQINLEPVVQKILKN, via the coding sequence ATGCTGTTTATAACAGCATTGCCTCTTTTGATATTGCTTGCTTTTAAAAAAAAATACAAAGAATCAATTCCTGCACGTTTTTTTCTTTTTAAGAACCCTCCGTTTCGCAGTACAAATGCAATTTGGTTTCATGTCTGCTCTTTAGGCGAAGCCAGAGCTCTTAAACCGCTTCTGGATCTATTGGCAAATAAAAAGATACTTGTGACAACGATTACACAAACCGGACACAATGAAGCAAAAAAATATAATGCAGAGGTACGTTATCTTCCGTATGAAATGTATCTGCCGTTTTGGGTCAAACCGCAGAAAAAGCTTATTGTACTTGAGGCAGAATTTTGGTATCTGCTCTTTAGCATAGCGCGTTCACGTGGTGCAGAAGTTATTTTGCTTAATGCCAGAATTTCAGATAAAAGTGTTAAAAAATATATGAAGTTTGCCTGGTTTTATAAAAAACTTTTAGAGAATGTAGATATGGTCTATGCTCAAAGCGAAAGTGACAAAAACAGATTTTTGGCCTTAGGTGCAAAACACATTGAGGTGATTGGCAATATAAAATTGGCAGGTGAAATCAAAAAAACAAAAGAATACGAAAAGCCCGATGCGGAAGTAATTGTAGCTGGAAGTACCCATCCTGGTGAGGAACAAAGCATTTTAGAGGCATTTTTTGCCTATGAAAAGAGCAAAGAGGCAAAACTTGTAATTGTTCCCCGTCATCCGGAACGTTTTGCAGAGGTATATAGCTTAATGGAGCGATACGGCAGGCAAAATAATGCCACTGTTTCCCGTTTTTCAGAAGGAAAGAGTTTTGCAGGTGATTTGATTTTAGTCGATATGATGGGTGAACTCAACAATATCTATGCCATCAGCGACATAGCCATATTAGGGGGTGCTTTTAAAAATGATGTCGGTGGGCACAATCCGCTCGAACCGGCTTATTTCGGATGTAAAATAATTACAGGAAAGCATTTTTTTCACCAAAAAGAGTTGTTTAAATATGTCCATCACGTGCAGTATGTTGAGCCGGATGAAATAGCTGATGCACTTGAGATGACAAAGGAGTTGCCGCCTTCAATGGTAGAAGAGCAGATAAACCTGGAACCCGTGGTTCAAAAAATATTAAAAAATTAA
- a CDS encoding pseudouridine synthase family protein, which produces MATEKAYKLLAQQEGISNSNAKSMIDRGLVYVGNKKVMIARGEIDERTIFRVEKVEHVKPIFENDDIVVVDKPAHVNSDEIERQFKPAVLLHRLDRETSGVLMLVKNEEFRQRAIKEFRDDKVYKEYIAWVEGIMTEPIEVDKAITTQKKNNKAYSNVSPKGKPARTEFFPDIVSAKKTKVKCIIHNGRTHQIRVHARYIDHPIVGDEQYGGRRAKRVMLHAHKVRLLGMEFVAKEPKSFVTFE; this is translated from the coding sequence ATGGCAACAGAAAAAGCGTATAAATTATTGGCACAGCAAGAGGGAATTTCCAATTCCAATGCAAAGTCTATGATAGACAGAGGACTTGTGTATGTCGGCAACAAAAAAGTGATGATTGCCCGTGGTGAAATTGATGAGCGAACGATATTCAGAGTAGAAAAAGTAGAACACGTTAAGCCTATTTTTGAAAATGATGACATTGTTGTAGTCGATAAGCCGGCACATGTAAACTCGGACGAGATAGAGCGTCAATTTAAACCGGCGGTACTGTTGCACAGACTCGACCGCGAAACAAGCGGTGTTTTAATGCTTGTAAAAAATGAGGAATTTCGTCAGCGTGCTATCAAAGAGTTTCGTGATGACAAAGTCTACAAAGAGTATATCGCCTGGGTTGAGGGAATAATGACCGAGCCGATTGAAGTAGACAAAGCAATTACTACACAGAAAAAAAACAACAAAGCCTACTCAAATGTTTCTCCAAAAGGAAAACCGGCGAGAACGGAGTTTTTTCCTGATATTGTCAGTGCCAAAAAAACAAAAGTCAAATGTATTATTCACAATGGGCGCACACATCAGATAAGAGTCCATGCACGTTATATTGACCATCCTATAGTCGGTGACGAGCAGTATGGCGGGCGTCGTGCAAAACGCGTGATGCTCCATGCCCATAAAGTCAGACTTCTTGGAATGGAGTTTGTGGCAAAAGAGCCCAAAAGCTTTGTTACATTTGAATAA
- the ffh gene encoding signal recognition particle protein, translated as MFGTLTDSFTNAIKKIRFHDDDKALSKALNELKKNLLKADVNHKVVKELIQKVQLRTKEKGIGKDQFLEALRETLNELLDVGGNRGFIFAPNPPTVILMTGLQGSGKTTTTGKLANYLKNKGKKVLVVAADLQRLAAVEQLRQITAQIEVELYEDEATKNPVDVVQSALEYADSKIFDVVLIDTAGRLAIDEELMDELENVKKAANPDEIFYVADSLTGQDAVRTATSFKEKIGIDGVILSKYDGDAKGGVALGLSSQVQVPLRFIGLGEKMEDLEVFLPERIVNRLMGFGDVEGLAEKVTNVIDEKQAKKLTKKIQKGKFNFNDFLEQMEQMKKMGSMSSIIGMIPGMGNMSKAIKDFDFENSGELKNIKAMVASMTKKERENPDLLNNSRKQRIAKGCGLDIVEINRMIKQFKNAGKMAKKFSGKNGMKQLQSMMGQAGGPGGMGGLPR; from the coding sequence ATGTTCGGTACTTTAACAGATTCGTTTACAAATGCAATAAAAAAGATTCGTTTTCACGATGATGACAAGGCACTCTCCAAAGCACTCAATGAACTGAAAAAAAATCTTTTAAAAGCGGATGTCAACCATAAAGTCGTCAAAGAACTGATTCAAAAAGTACAACTGCGTACAAAAGAAAAAGGGATAGGCAAAGACCAGTTTCTTGAAGCCTTACGTGAAACTCTCAACGAACTCTTGGATGTAGGCGGCAACCGAGGATTCATCTTTGCTCCCAACCCTCCGACTGTGATTTTGATGACAGGACTGCAGGGGTCTGGTAAAACAACTACAACCGGTAAGCTTGCAAATTATCTTAAAAACAAAGGCAAAAAAGTACTTGTTGTTGCAGCTGACTTGCAACGTCTTGCCGCGGTAGAACAATTACGCCAGATTACCGCACAAATTGAAGTTGAATTGTATGAAGATGAAGCAACAAAAAATCCTGTAGATGTTGTACAGTCTGCATTAGAGTATGCTGATTCCAAGATTTTCGATGTTGTGCTTATAGATACGGCCGGTCGTCTGGCTATTGATGAAGAACTTATGGATGAGCTTGAAAATGTAAAAAAAGCGGCAAATCCTGATGAAATCTTTTATGTGGCTGACTCTTTGACAGGGCAGGATGCCGTACGCACAGCAACGAGTTTTAAAGAAAAAATCGGGATTGACGGCGTAATTCTTTCCAAATACGACGGAGATGCAAAGGGCGGTGTTGCTTTGGGCCTTTCATCTCAGGTACAGGTACCGCTTCGTTTTATCGGTCTGGGTGAAAAAATGGAAGATTTGGAAGTCTTTTTACCGGAGCGTATTGTCAACCGTCTGATGGGTTTTGGTGATGTAGAAGGACTTGCGGAAAAAGTAACGAATGTTATTGATGAAAAACAGGCGAAAAAACTGACAAAAAAAATTCAAAAAGGCAAATTTAACTTTAATGATTTTTTAGAACAGATGGAACAGATGAAAAAAATGGGAAGCATGAGTTCTATCATAGGAATGATTCCGGGCATGGGCAATATGTCCAAAGCGATTAAGGATTTTGATTTTGAAAACTCCGGAGAGCTTAAAAATATCAAAGCCATGGTTGCTTCAATGACAAAAAAAGAGCGAGAAAACCCCGACCTGTTAAATAACTCAAGAAAGCAAAGAATTGCAAAAGGGTGCGGCCTTGATATCGTTGAAATAAACAGAATGATCAAGCAGTTTAAAAATGCAGGGAAAATGGCAAAGAAATTTTCCGGCAAAAACGGTATGAAGCAGCTTCAGTCGATGATGGGTCAGGCAGGCGGACCAGGAGGTATGGGTGGCCTGCCAAGATAG
- the rpsP gene encoding 30S ribosomal protein S16: MTVIRLTRMGRKKRPFYRIAVTDSRKRRDGGWIELIGYYNPMTKELKVDNERVDYWLGVGAQMSDRVKKITGR; encoded by the coding sequence ATGACAGTAATTAGACTTACTCGTATGGGAAGAAAGAAAAGACCATTTTACCGTATCGCGGTAACAGACAGCCGTAAACGTAGAGATGGCGGTTGGATAGAACTTATCGGATATTACAATCCAATGACAAAAGAGCTGAAAGTTGACAATGAAAGAGTTGATTACTGGTTGGGCGTCGGTGCTCAGATGAGTGATCGTGTGAAAAAGATCACTGGTCGTTAA
- a CDS encoding KH domain-containing protein: protein MIADFVAQFARLIASHPDDIRVEVQEGDEITEIVLYANQADIGKLIGKSGKMIGAIKTVISGCKAKDGVSYRINVEAV from the coding sequence ATGATTGCTGATTTTGTCGCACAATTTGCAAGACTGATAGCATCACACCCCGATGATATCAGAGTTGAAGTTCAAGAGGGCGATGAAATAACAGAAATAGTTCTCTACGCAAACCAGGCAGATATAGGGAAATTAATAGGAAAAAGCGGTAAGATGATTGGTGCTATTAAAACTGTGATTTCCGGATGTAAAGCAAAAGATGGTGTGAGTTACCGTATCAATGTCGAAGCAGTCTAG
- the rimM gene encoding ribosome maturation factor RimM (Essential for efficient processing of 16S rRNA), which yields MHIATIGKTVGIHGDMKLHLKCDFPEQFVKGATFLINKSERITLSDVDLNRGLVRINSIANPEDAKKFTNAKLFTTYEETRKNCHLEEGEYFWFDLEDCEVYEDGKCLGRVKEIERFNTTNYLSIVTDASLVESGLAKSFLVPFIEPFKVEVDIENKRITLSGAVDILEAS from the coding sequence TTGCATATAGCAACGATTGGTAAAACCGTCGGCATTCATGGAGATATGAAATTGCACCTTAAGTGCGATTTTCCTGAACAGTTTGTTAAGGGAGCCACTTTTTTAATCAATAAAAGTGAGCGCATTACTTTAAGTGATGTTGATTTGAATCGTGGATTGGTTCGCATTAACAGCATTGCAAATCCTGAAGATGCCAAAAAGTTTACAAATGCAAAACTTTTTACCACCTACGAAGAGACAAGAAAAAACTGCCATTTGGAAGAGGGTGAGTATTTCTGGTTTGATTTAGAAGATTGTGAAGTCTATGAAGATGGCAAATGTCTTGGCAGAGTAAAAGAGATAGAGAGATTCAATACTACCAATTATTTAAGTATTGTTACGGATGCAAGTTTAGTCGAAAGCGGTTTGGCCAAGAGCTTTTTGGTTCCTTTTATTGAGCCGTTTAAAGTGGAAGTTGACATTGAGAACAAACGCATCACACTCAGTGGTGCTGTTGATATCCTGGAAGCTTCTTGA
- the trmD gene encoding tRNA (guanosine(37)-N1)-methyltransferase TrmD, whose translation MRFTFVTLFSALIEGYFKDSILKRAIEKDIIKIDYLNPRDYSKNKHSKVDDTAVGGGAGMVMNPQPLFDALDDLKNKDENVHIIFLTPVAKPFVQNDAKRLAKKTHIAFVSGRYEGIDERVIEKYADEVFSIGDYILTGGELASLVICDAVSRNIEGVLGNSESLEIESFETPLLEAPSFSKPQNYEGLSVPSEYLKGNHSKIRSLKLALSEAKTKFFRPEQLLKHKSEERLR comes from the coding sequence ATGCGCTTTACTTTTGTTACTCTTTTTTCTGCTCTGATTGAAGGCTATTTTAAAGATTCGATTTTGAAACGGGCCATTGAGAAGGATATCATAAAGATAGACTATTTGAATCCTCGGGATTACTCAAAGAACAAACACTCTAAAGTTGATGATACGGCAGTAGGCGGCGGTGCGGGAATGGTAATGAATCCACAGCCGCTTTTTGATGCACTGGATGATTTGAAAAATAAAGATGAAAATGTTCATATCATTTTTTTGACTCCGGTTGCCAAACCTTTTGTACAGAATGATGCAAAGCGTTTGGCAAAGAAAACCCATATAGCTTTTGTGAGTGGAAGATATGAGGGAATAGATGAAAGAGTTATTGAAAAATATGCGGATGAAGTATTTTCTATCGGTGATTATATTTTAACAGGAGGCGAACTCGCCTCTCTGGTTATATGTGATGCTGTAAGCAGAAATATAGAGGGTGTTTTGGGAAATTCTGAATCTTTGGAGATTGAGAGTTTTGAAACGCCGCTTTTGGAAGCACCGTCATTTTCAAAACCACAAAACTATGAAGGTTTAAGTGTTCCATCAGAATACTTAAAGGGAAATCATAGTAAAATTCGCTCACTAAAATTAGCCTTGTCTGAAGCAAAGACCAAATTCTTTAGACCAGAACAGCTATTAAAGCACAAATCGGAAGAACGATTACGCTAA
- the rplS gene encoding 50S ribosomal protein L19, with protein MRNKYIENFEKAQTAEKNIPDFRAGDTVNLAVTIKEGDKTRVQNYEGVCIAKRGQGTGQTITVRKIGANGVGIERIFPVYSDSINEIKVIRRGRVRRAKLFYLRALAGKKARIKELRRK; from the coding sequence ATGAGAAATAAGTATATTGAAAACTTTGAAAAAGCACAAACTGCTGAGAAAAATATTCCAGATTTTCGTGCCGGGGATACTGTAAATTTAGCAGTAACAATTAAAGAAGGTGACAAAACTCGTGTACAAAACTACGAGGGTGTTTGTATAGCTAAGCGTGGTCAGGGAACAGGGCAAACAATTACAGTACGCAAAATCGGTGCTAACGGTGTTGGTATTGAGAGAATTTTCCCAGTTTATTCTGACTCAATCAATGAAATTAAAGTGATTCGTCGCGGTCGTGTTCGTCGTGCGAAACTTTTTTATCTTCGTGCACTTGCCGGTAAAAAAGCCCGTATTAAAGAACTTAGAAGAAAATAA